The sequence below is a genomic window from Clostridium putrefaciens.
ATGTAAATTTAAATATTAGGGTTAATGGAGAAGTGGTAGTAACTGCTAGAGAAGAAGTACCATTAGAATTTATAATGGGATTTGTTTATAGAAAAGCGAGTTGGATTCTTAAACAAAACAAGTATTTCAAAAACTATGCTACTGAAAATATAGGGATCAAAGAGCTCGTTAGTGGAGAAACAATAAAGTATTTAGGGAAGCAGTACAGACTAAAGGTTGAAGAAAGTGTAGATGAACATGTAAAATACTTTAGGGGTTATATTTATTTATATGTAAAGGATAAGAGTAATTATAAACATAAGGAAGAACTATTAAACAGCTGGATTGATTTAAAGTGTAGAAAAGTTTTTAAAGAAGTGTATAACAAAGTTTATCCTGCCGTAAGTAAATATGATGTTCCAGATGTTAGAATTAGTATAAGGAAGATGAAGTCTAGATGGGGATCTTGTATTGTACAAAAGCAAACAATAATTTTAAATAGAGAACTAATTAAAGCACCTAAATACTGCATTGAATATGTAATTTTACATGAGCTAATTCATTTAATGTATAAAGATCATAACAAAGAATTTTATGACTTTTTATATACGTTAATGCCAGATTGGAAAGAACGAAAGAGGATATTAGATGAAGAGGTTGTAATGACATTATAAATACTAAATATACAACACTTGTGAGGATATTTATAAGTATTTATCCTGAGGATATAAAGTGAAATAAGAATAGCTTTGTTTTAAAGTTATTCTTATTTTATTGAGCATAAAAACTTAGGTATCTTCAAAAATATAACTAGACTATATGTTATTTTTAAAATATATTCTATCTATACTATTACTGTTAATTAACAATAAATTAAAGTATAATAAGGTAGCTTAAATCAAATATAATGGCAGAATGTATATTATGATATTATAATAAGTAGCAAAGAATGGCATAAAACAAATTTAAAAAAGGTAGTTGATAAATAATTGGAAAAACAGTTTAAAAAGATAGGAACACATGATGGAAAGTTTCATGCAGATGAAGTTATGGCAACAGCTATACTAAATGAAATTTTCGTAACAGAATTAATAAGAACAAGAAATAAAAAGGTATTAGATGAATTAGATATAGTTTACGATGTTAATGGTGGAGAGTTCGACCATCACGGTATTGATAAGGTAATGCGAGAAGATGGAACCCCATTTTCCTCCTGTGGACTTATATGGAATAAGTTCGGGAAAGATGTAATTCGCTTTAAAAATGAAAGTTTGGATGAAGATCAAATTGATGAGATTTTTAATTTTATTGATAGGAGCTTAGTAGAAGGAATAGATGCCTTAGATAATGGCATATGGATAGATAAACCGGAAATTCCTTTAATGAATATTTCTTCAATTTTATCAGGTTTTAATCCATTATGGTATGAGGAAGATAAAGAAAATCAGAATTTTAATAAAGCAGTTGAATTTGCAGCCTCAATTTTAAATAATAAAATAAGTTTCAAAATATCCGTGATTAAAGCTAAAGAAAAGGTAGTAAAAGCTTATGAATCTAGAGAAATTCCTGAAGTTATGATACTTGATTCATATTGCCCATATGGGGAGTCACTTAAGGAAATTGATGAAAGACAGGAAATACTGTTTGTAATTTTTAAATCTAAAACTAATTATCTTTTGCAAACTATAAGAGGGAAAGATGGTAAGGATAAAAAGAAGCTTCCAAAGGAATGGATGGGTAAAAGGGATGAAGAACTTGCAAATGTAACAGGAGTTAGTGATGCTACATTTTGTCATACTGGAAGATTCATTGCTGGAGCTGTCTCATTAGAAGGAATTAAGAATCTAGCAAGACTCTCAATTCAAGAGCCCTTTGAACATGAAAGTATGATGGAAAAAATTATGAAGTTTGCAAGAAAGCTATTTATAAAAAAGTAACTAGATAATTTAACTGTTCCCACAATATGTTACCACTTCAGAGGTGTTAACATATTATGGATATACCATGGAGGGTATTAGATAAATATTAAATGTAACAGGTGGGTTTACCATAGCATAAGATATTATACAACAATTAAATGCAAAGGGGATTTTATGTATAATTCTTATTTTAGAGCTAATGATGCAAGTCCAGGAATTGTGGCTTATGCTAGGGGAGATGTAAATGGAGATAGGATAATTGACAATATATATTTAACAGGGATAATGACATC
It includes:
- a CDS encoding MYG1 family protein — protein: MEKQFKKIGTHDGKFHADEVMATAILNEIFVTELIRTRNKKVLDELDIVYDVNGGEFDHHGIDKVMREDGTPFSSCGLIWNKFGKDVIRFKNESLDEDQIDEIFNFIDRSLVEGIDALDNGIWIDKPEIPLMNISSILSGFNPLWYEEDKENQNFNKAVEFAASILNNKISFKISVIKAKEKVVKAYESREIPEVMILDSYCPYGESLKEIDERQEILFVIFKSKTNYLLQTIRGKDGKDKKKLPKEWMGKRDEELANVTGVSDATFCHTGRFIAGAVSLEGIKNLARLSIQEPFEHESMMEKIMKFARKLFIKK
- a CDS encoding M48 family metallopeptidase; this translates as MNTYEVIYGADKIIFHIERKKVKNVNLNIRVNGEVVVTAREEVPLEFIMGFVYRKASWILKQNKYFKNYATENIGIKELVSGETIKYLGKQYRLKVEESVDEHVKYFRGYIYLYVKDKSNYKHKEELLNSWIDLKCRKVFKEVYNKVYPAVSKYDVPDVRISIRKMKSRWGSCIVQKQTIILNRELIKAPKYCIEYVILHELIHLMYKDHNKEFYDFLYTLMPDWKERKRILDEEVVMTL